TGACTCACTTCGAGCGTACGCCACTCTGTCCTCCGTGTCCTCGTCATCTGAGTCCGAGGAGGAGACGGCCTCGTCCTCCCTCAGAGGCGGGATGATGGCGTCAGCCTCCACGACAGCATCTTTCATGAGCAGTGAGTCGAACTTCACAGTGTAGAATGTGTCCTTCATGTCTGCGGGAGGTTCCATAGACGGCATCAGACCTCAACCCCACTTGTCATGTTTCTGCCGCCATTCTTGCACAGCGTAAAAATACCTGCGATCCTGGCCGGGTACCAGATGCCGTCATCGTGACGCGCCAGACATGACGAGCCTTCTTCTAGAGTACTAAGGTCACAGTCCACAAAGTCTCTGAGCTCCGACACGTAGACCACCTCACCATGGGAAAACCTGCAGGATCAGACCAGTGAGACACCACTAAATACAGAATGTAGAAATAATTCAGTGAGTTTCTATAAGACTGTAGAACCTTTGGGATCAAGGATGGAAGTTTTGCGCCATCTTCTGGCCAACAGCCATTGCTGCAACTCACCTGCAGTTGTCCTGGTAGAGACACTTGTCCTCCAGATGGAAGGGACACGGCTTCATGGACTTCTGAGTGGGATAAAGATACAGGACTTTGACTTGTGCTTCATCTCCGTCTGCTGGCTCAGAGCCCACCACCATTGCATTGTGATACTCCAGTGTCCCCCATGAAGTCCGGTACGGGGCGCGGACTTTGGAACCACTTAGActatcttcttcctcttcctcgtcctcttcctcctcgtcctcctggtTATCCGCACCACCAGTGTCCACCTCTGAGTAGAAGGCAGTGAGCTCTGCAGCCAAACCATTGGAGGAAGAGGCTTCATCTATGTTCTCCAGACTGGCCAGCAGGTTGCTCTTCTTCACTGACACCAGACTGGACCGGGTGAGTTCTATCAGCTGACACAGGTCTTCCTTGAGTTTGAGCAGATCAGACGTCTGAGCAGGGTCCAGGCCTGCAGACAGGGCGGCGTCCACTTGCTGCACCTGAGCCTCATAGGTGCTGATCTCAGCCTCCAGCGACTCTTCGTCCATCTTGACGGTTTTGCGTCAGTGTGGACGCCTGTGAGTAGAGGAGAACGTGTGAGAGACCATTTCACTTTCCCACCACAACGAAGCTCTTGCTCAAGGACTCAAGCCCATGACCTGATTCACTGGCCATCTAAGATCATCAGACATGCCTGACAAGTGCAACAGATCCATCTGGAAGTTTCCTTTCCATCCATACATTCACACCTTTATCCATTTCACTTACATTTACTTCTCCACAAGATCACTTGCAGGGTTgatgttctttgttttgtttccaataCCGTCCACTTCACTGTTCTTCATCGATGCCAAGCAGACAAACGACGGGATGTATTTTTGTTGTGCAAGAACCAAATCATGTCTTTAAAATGAGGGTTATATTTGACCACGGTGGTGGTGAAGTGTCAGTTTTCACAGGGAATTTGACCGTGAAATAAATCCTCAACCCGACACATATGTCGGTCGCATGAAAAGCTGTTGATAAACTCGAGCTTCCCTCGGTTATTGCAGTTACATCACAATCATTGCAGGTGAAACAACAGTGAAACAAAGCTGGTCGCAGCTAGCATTTAGCTCTTAGCATCACAACTCATGTTGGACATCAGTTTCCTTACCTTTGATATCACGTGGTTTCGCCCCAGTACATCAACAGTGGACAGAGGTCAGCTCCAGTGACATAGGTTTTCCGTTGAAGTTCAAATAAACATCCAACCTACGATCCAAATATACACATTTCTCGTTACCGGTGTAAATGAAGCGAGCGTGCTGTCATGACACTTCCGCTGTGCTCCTCTCGAATAAAACTAGTAATGTGGCGTTATTATTCAACGTTTTGTTGTAAATGCGGCTTGCGTGTGTATTTTAGAGTTCGCTGTAAACCAGTTAAATTTAaagctctgtttaaaaatgatttaacagcgtcacgcttttattttgacaaccaCATCACCGCGTACTAACACGTCATATCTTCGCGACGCAGTAGCAGCCTTATGGCGTCAGAAATCGGAGCCGTGAAGTTGTGTCAATTGTTCTAGTCGTGTCTttagcatgttttgttttggtaaagcaaaacgaataaaaacGGGCAGCATGTTTGTTGGAAGTGAGCCGTGTTCCTCACCCTCTGGTCACATGGTGACATGTCACGTGGTCCCTCCTGAGAGTTTGATCCACATGTGTTGTGTGACTTCATAGTTCCACATCCACTGTCCAGTGGAGACATGAGTCTGCAGCCTTTAGTGTCAGCACCAGTCGTGACCATGAGGTGACGGAGCTTCATGTCGCCATGACAACGGTGACGTCACAGTGAAGTAATTGCTTGattgtgtgcaggtgtgttcaGCCAATCAGGAGGAGAGTGGGGGGCGGAGCTATCCTGCAGCCAATCAGCACGGAGCAGTGATCACACCTGCAGACGATCATCTCATCACCTGctggctcctgcagcagctcagtctgGTAGAAGCTTCTGAAGACTGTGCTCCTCAGAAGGTCGGCCTCCTCAGTTCTGCTCGACTTTCCTCTTCCTAGTGTCTTGCTGTTTTCTCAGCACTCTGTTCTGTGGCTGTCCTTCCTGATGTTGTTCCTCAGCTCTGCTTTGTCCCTGCTTAGTCTGACTTCCTGGTCTGTATGTGGCTTTGTTCTCTAGACTACAGTATGTTCTCGGCTGTAAACGTCTGTCCTGTGAAGCTCTCCCTCCTGTGGCTGGCCTTCCTCACTTTGCTCCTCAGATCTGCTTCAGCTTCCCCTAATGTCTTGTCACAGACTATTGTCTAAACTACAGTATGTTGTCAGCTCACCACTCCTGGTGTGCAACTCTCTCCTGTGTTTCACTCTGGCAGCCTGCCTCCTCCACTTCAGCTTCCTCTGacttcctggtgtctctgctgcttctctcagcTCAGCACTCCTGTGACTGCTTGCTGTCTTTTCTGACTTTAGTTCCTGAGCTTCCTCTGACTACTTCTGTGGCTCACTATCTTCTAACCTCAGCTCTCGCTGCTGTGACTGGTCTTCCTCACTTCGGCTTCCTCTGACTTCCTCTGACTTGGTTTACTGCTGGAGAGATGAAGCTCTCACTGCTGTTTCACACTGGCTGCCTGTCTCCTGCACTTCCTGAGCTCTGCTCCTGACTTGTACTTGGTGGCTCACTATCTTCTCTAAACTGGGCTCTCTCTTCTGTGGCTGGCCTTCCTCACTTGACTTCAGCTTCCTCTGACTCCCTGGTGTGTCTCTGACTTGCTTCTATCCTCTCAGCTCAGCACTCCTGTGACTGCTTGCTGTCCTTTCTGACTTTAGTTCCTGTGCTTCCTCTGATTTCTTCTGTGGCTCACTATCTAAACTTGGTTCTCTGCTATGACTGGCCTTCCTCACTTTACTTCAGCTTCCTCTGACGTCCTGCTTTAGATGGGAGAGGTGAAGCTCTCACTCCTGTTTCACACTGGCTGCCTGTCTCATGCACTTTCTGAGCTCTGCTtcagtctctgctgctcctgaggCTCTGAGCTAACACTTCCCTCTACTGTTCCAGGTTGAGATGAAGATGGTTCCTTGCTGCAGCCACCACAGGTGAGTCAGTTGTGAGCAGCAGAATGACTTGGTTTCCTGCAGACTCATGTGCTCCTGGATGCCCTGAGAGCCACTTCCTGCTGTGATACACAGGAAGTGCAGGTAGGTGACTGAGCAGCATCATAACATTGTATTTCTGTTGGCTTTGAGACTCTGCTCTTGTCTCCACAGACACcagctgaagctgctgacaCAGGAAATGCTGGGACATGacatgacaggaagtggaggtaGGTGACTCAGTAgcatattgttttatttctttgagaCTGCTCTTGTCTccagataccagctggagctgctgaCAGGAAGTGCAGGTTGGTGACTTGGCAGCACAACTTTCTTTGAGACTGCTCTTGTCTCTACAGatgtcagctgaagcagcttctGTTAGCTTTGAAAGTTCTTTTCTCCTGAGGTGTGTCAGCTGGAGCCACTTCCTGCTGTGACCTGGAAGTGGAGTTTGACAGGTGAGAAGGTCTGGTTCTGTCTTTGCAGGTCTGGCTGCAGGAGTGCCACTATCCACCAAGGTGAGAAGACTTGGCTGGTGTTGCAGAGGCTCAGAAGAGAGCTGTTTCTCTGTAACAGGTGGTTATTCTGTCtgcagtgagcagcagcaggtaagAACTGGAGACAGtgctggttttatcatgtttttattgacagacatttGCTCATTGGACACAAGTGTGAGGATCTGCAGCTTCAGGTGAGTTTCTTTGCAAGTTGAATCACATCTTGATTTTGCAGGTCTTCAAGCCTCTGGAGAAAAAGAAGTTTATGGtgagcatgtttttgttccctTTTCCTTCTGTATTAAACGCTATGAGGCTCTCACCTGATGATTGATTCTGTCTCTTGCAGGACACGTGTCTCCCATCTGGTCGATCTGCACAAGACAAGAGTCACAAGCATGTTTCAACTGTCCTTGgtcaataaaacatgaacacaactgTGGTTTCTTAAACTTAATAAAATCATGAGTCAGCAGGTCTCTGTCCTCATGTGACTCCACGACACAGCAATGTTCATGGaggtgtcactgccctatttgcttcttcatcccgttttgcttccagggctcagagtgtatgacatcatttcctgtccacatgcacacatgggtgcagctgcttgacacataaattagaataaaattaacGTCCattacgccacgcctcactacttcatcaagagaagcagaatttgaatgactgcagtactacgccgacgtattaactacttattttatatatatcactacatttgacttgtattcaacaattcggatattaacaagattttgtttgatgaatcgtccaaaggaagcttttgtgatggtcaccttgtttgtctttttctctatcgacacctagtggtcattttacaaacatcactgattgtcacagatttcagataaaataattggatctttctgtgcagtttgcatgcagttttctatcttgcctatgAGGTCTCAGTGGTTGattgcaaccaaataaacaggacaaacgtctttttcattgaatcacaacttttctgaggattacattttattaacaaaatgtgaaaacacaccaacattatttataaatgacttgtatataaaataagtttagtcatttataaatgttggtgtgttttcacattttgttaataaaatgtaatcctcagaaaagttgtgattcaatgaaaaagacgtttgtcctgttgtttatttggttgcaataaaccaaatgaaccactgagacctcgtaggcaagatagaaaactgcgtgcaaattgcacagaaagatccaattattttatctgaaatctgtgacaatcagtgatgtttgtaaaatgaccactaggtgtcgatagagaaaaagaaataaacaagaagaaggactaacaggctataagatgaacaaataaacaaggtgaccatcacaaaagtttcctttggacgattcatcaaacaaaacaaaatcttgttaaaatatccgaattgttgaatacaagtcaaatgtagtgatatatataaaataaggttaaaatacagttaatgcgtcggcgtagtactttagtaattcaaatgctgcttctcttgatgaaatacgagcgtgtagtgaggcgtggcgcaatgacgttgctaatttgattctaatttatgtgtcaagcagctgtgcgcatgtggacaggaaatgacgtcatacaCACTGAGCCTTGGAAGCAAAAccggatgaagaagcaaatagggcagtgacactcGGCAATTCAACCTCTTTCACACACTTGATGGGGACAAAGCTGTGTCACTCACCTGCTTCCTGTCCCACTGACGCTCAGTGGATCCTGCCACTGTTCTACACACAGCATGAGCTCTGTGGTTCACCAGTGACTCCCTGCAGACAAGAGCAGCAAATAAACACCACAGTGGAAATAGTCtttgagggtcaaaggtcagctacACTTGACTCAACACAATAAGAATCAGGTGGGAACAGTGTCGTGCCACTGACCTGGGTGCATCTGGCTGAAGTCACCCTCCTGGTACTCGATACCTGAGGCCACAAGTGGTCAGCTTCCACGGTGACCTGACTTCAGGAGCTGCTGTCAGACACAACACTgactggaccagcaggagtGAGGCGTCACAGCTGCAAATACATGACTTCTAGTTTGTCTGAGGCCGTTCACACTTCACTCACTGGCAGTCGACAACATTTCACTGACCTCAGGCGACCGCTGAGCTTCATGATACCTGGTCCAAGAGATGAGGCTTGGTGAAGACACAGTGGGGCCCACTGGTGGACCACAGTTGGAAACCTTCCACCACAGCCTCGCCATGACCCGCCTGATGCATGAAGCTCTGAGGGAGATGGCACCACTGTGAAATGCACAAGAGAGGAAGACTGTGAGCCACACGATTATGACCGTCGTCACAACAGAACATTTCAGTGCAGACACCAGGGAGGAAAGAGATGAGGAAAGAGCCTAGACATCCTGctgctgagtgtgtggatgagaAGAGGCCTTGGTCAGTGACAGCAGGTCATGGGTCACAAAACACTGGACCCCACCATCAGCAGGAGCACGGACGGGTTCCGACAGGCACGAGGTGAAGGTCGCCACCAGCCGCCTCAGCAGGAGCTCAAACAGGCTGAAATTAATGAGGACGGTCTCCCAGGACCTGAGCTATGATGCTGATCTGTTCAAGTGTGTCCTGTGGGGGTCACGCTGAGCTCAAGCCTTCTCAATATTTCCAGACCAAACACTGGACTGAAGGACATCTGATCTACTCAGACACTGCGGAAGTATTTGTAGAGAAGCTCCGTCGTGGTTTCAGCCAAGAAGCCACCGCTCCAGAAACGGTTATTtcatcaaattaaaaataacCCATGAAAGCCAAGAACTGAGGAACAACAGTGCAGCTGCAGCCAACAGTATTCGGCCGTGTCACACGTACTCACGGAGGAAAGAAGGAATCCATGGCGCCACACAACATGAGCGACTCCAAGCTCTTCTTCGACACCCAACCTTCAAGAAGCCATGCGGGACATCTGTCTTCTACGATGACGTTGACCTTTATTAGAAGTTGTTAAACTCGCACATGTTCAGGAACTTTGATAAATAAGAGACGAGAACTCG
This portion of the Synchiropus splendidus isolate RoL2022-P1 chromosome 18, RoL_Sspl_1.0, whole genome shotgun sequence genome encodes:
- the zgpat gene encoding zinc finger CCCH-type with G patch domain-containing protein, with translation MDEESLEAEISTYEAQVQQVDAALSAGLDPAQTSDLLKLKEDLCQLIELTRSSLVSVKKSNLLASLENIDEASSSNGLAAELTAFYSEVDTGGADNQEDEEEEDEEEEEDSLSGSKVRAPYRTSWGTLEYHNAMVVGSEPADGDEAQVKVLYLYPTQKSMKPCPFHLEDKCLYQDNCRFSHGEVVYVSELRDFVDCDLSTLEEGSSCLARHDDGIWYPARIADMKDTFYTVKFDSLLMKDAVVEADAIIPPLREDEAVSSSDSDDEDTEDRVAYARMVDAAQDSAATVDLSSFGGWEAHTRGIGSKLMLKMGYEFGKGLGRAQEGRVEPVMAVVLPKLKSLDKCLELTQRRSRSSASKDGSEPGQRKRRRRKPRASNTERSTVFDFLNKKLNKSGDAGVAGAASESVVTGVEVYNGGKSTKRNLNVKLFQAAERVSQTEREILKLTESLARHNGRDATRVKQLQQQLSAARHLLTQQKAQEASIQKEHKKADTHKKMTEF